A portion of the Macaca thibetana thibetana isolate TM-01 chromosome 9, ASM2454274v1, whole genome shotgun sequence genome contains these proteins:
- the MASTL gene encoding serine/threonine-protein kinase greatwall isoform X4 yields MINKNMTHQVQAERDALALSKSPFIVHLYYSLQSANNVYLVMEYLIGGDVKSLLHIYGYFDEEMAVKYISEVALALDYLHRHGIIHRDLKPDNMLISNEGHIKLTDFGLSKVTLNRDINMMDILTTPSMAKPRQDYSRTPGQVLSLISSLGFNTPIAEKNHDSANILSACLSETSQLSEGLVCPMSIDQKDTTSYSSKLLKSCLETVASNPGMPVKCLTSNLLQSRKRLATSSASSQSHTFISSVESECHSSPKWEKDCQENDEALGPTMMSWNTVEKLCAKSPNAIETKGFNKKDLELALSPIHNSSALPTTGRSCVNLAKNCLSGEVSWEAVELDVNNINMDTDTRQSGFHQSRQWAVDSGGISEEHLGKRSLKRNFDLVDSSPCKKIIQNKKTCVEYKHNEMIDCYTNQNTGLTVEVQDLKLSVHKSQQNDCANKENIVNSFTDKQQTPEKLPIPMIAKNLMCELDEDCEKNSKRDYLSSSFLCSDDDRASKNISMNSDSSFPGISIMESPLESQPLDPDRSMKESSFEESNIEDPLIVSPNCQEKTSPKGDENPAVQESNQKMLAPPLEVLKTLASKRNAVAFRSFNSHINASNNSEPSKMNMTSLDAMDISCAYSGSYPMAVTPTQKRRSCMPYQQTPNQIKSGTPYRTPKSVRRGAAPVDDGRILGTPDYLAPELLLGRAHGPAVDWWALGVCLFEFLTGIPPFNDETPQQVFQNILKRDIPWPEGEEKLSDNAQSAVEILLTIDDTKRAGMKELKRHPLFSDVDWENLQHQTMPFIPQPDDETDTSYFEARNTAQHLTVSGFSL; encoded by the exons GTAATGGAATATCTCATTGGGGGAGATGTCAAGTCTCTCCTACATATATATGGTTATTTTGATGAAGAGATGGCTGTGAAATATATTTCTGAAGTAGCACTGGCTCTAGACTACCTTCACAGACATGGAATCATCCACAG GGACTTGAAACCGGACAATATGCTTATTTCTAATGAGGGTCATATTAAACTGACGGATTTCGGCCTTTCAAAAGTTACTTTGAATAGAG ATATTAATATGATGGATATCCTTACAACACCATCAATGGCGAAACCTAGACAAGATTATTCAAGAACCCCAGGACAAGTGTTATCGCTCATCAGCTCGTTGGGATTT aaCACACCAATTGCAGAAAAAAATCACGACTCTGCAAACATCCTTTCAGCCTGTCTATCTGAAACATCACAGCTTTCTGAAGGACTCGTATGCCCTATGTCTATAGATCAAAAGGACACTACTTCTTATTCTAGCAAGTTACTAAAATCAT GTCTTGAAACAGTTGCCTCCAACCCAGGAATGCCTGTGAAGTGTCTGACTTCTAATCTACTCCAGTCTAGGAAAAGGCTGGCCACATCCAGTGCCAGTAGTCAATCCCACACCTTCATATCCAGTGTGGAATCAGAATGCCACAGCAGTCCCAAATGGGAAAAAGATTGCCAG gaAAATGACGAAGCATTGGGCCCAACAATGATGAGTTGGAATACAGTTGAAAAGTTATGCGCAAAATCTCCAAATGCCATTGAGACAAAGGGTTTCAATAAAAAGGATCTTGAGTTAGCTCTTTCTCCCATTCATAACAGCAGTGCCCTTCCCACCACTGGACGCTCTTGTGTAAACCTTGCTAAAAATTGCTTATCTGGGGAAGTTTCTTGGGAAGCAGTAGAACTGgatgtaaataatataaatatggaCACTGACACAAGACAGTCAGGTTTCCATCAGTCACGTCAGTGGGCTGTGGATTCTGGTGGGATATCTGAAGAGCACCTTgggaaaagaagtttaaaaagaaactttgatTTGGTTGACTCCAGTCCTTGTAAAAAAATCATACAGAATAAAAAAACTTGTGTAGAGTATAAGCATAACGAAATGATAGATTGTTATACAAATCAAAATACAGGCTTAACAGTTGAAGTTCAGGACCTGAAGCTATCAGTGCACAAAAGTCAACAAAATGACTGTGCTAATAAGGAGAACATTGTCAATTCTTTTACTGATAAACAACAAACACCAGAAAAATTACCAATACCAATGATAGCAAAAAACCTTATGTGTGAACTGGATGAAGATTGTGAAAAGAATAGTAAGAGGGACTACTTAAGTTCTAGTTTTCTATGTTCTGATGATGATAGAGcttccaaaaatatttctatgaaCTCTGATTCatcttttcctggaatttctaTAATGGAAAGTCCATTAGAAAGTCAGCCCTTAGATCCAGATAGAAGCATGAAAGAATCCTCTTTTGAAGAATCAAATATTGAAGATCCACTTATTGTATCACCAAATTGCCAAGAAAAGACCTCACCAAAAGGTGACGAGAACCCTGCTGTACAAGAGAGTAACCAAAAAATGTTAGCTCCTCCTTTGGAGGTGCTGAAAACGTTAGCCTCTAAAAGAAATGCTGTAGCTTTTCGAAGTTTTAACAGTCATATTAATGCATCCAATAACTCAGAACCATCCAAAATGAACATGACTTCTTTAGATGCAATGGATATTTCGTGTGCCTACAGTGGTTCATATCCCATGGCTGTAACCCCTACTCAAAAAAGAAGATCCTGTATGCCGTATCAG CAGACCCCAAATCAGATCAAGTCGGGAACTCCGTACCGAACTCCGAAGAGTGTGAGAAGAGGGGCAGCCCCCGTTGATGATGGCCGAATTCTAGGAACCCCAGACTACCTTGCACCCGAGCTGTTACTAGGCAGGGCCCATG GTCCTGCAGTAGACTGGTGGGCACTTGGAGTTTGCTTGTTTGAATTTCTAACAGGAATTCCCCCTTTCAATGATGAAACACCGCAACAAGTATTTCAGAATATTCTGAAAAGAG ATATCCCTTGGCCAGAAGGTGAAGAAAAGTTATCTGATAACGCTCAAAGTGCAGTAGAAATACTTTTAACCATTGATGATACAAAGAGAGCTGGAATGAAAG aACTAAAACGTCATCCTCTCTTCAGTGATGTGGACTGGGAAAATTTGCAGCATCAAACTATGCCTTTCATCCCCCAGCCAGATGACGAAACAGATACCTCCTATTTTGAAGCCAGGAATACTGCTCAGCACCTGACCGTATCTGGATTTAGTCTGTAG
- the MASTL gene encoding serine/threonine-protein kinase greatwall isoform X3: protein MKSSEWALSNKVVKKADMINKNMTHQVQAERDALALSKSPFIVHLYYSLQSANNVYLVMEYLIGGDVKSLLHIYGYFDEEMAVKYISEVALALDYLHRHGIIHRDLKPDNMLISNEGHIKLTDFGLSKVTLNRDINMMDILTTPSMAKPRQDYSRTPGQVLSLISSLGFNTPIAEKNHDSANILSACLSETSQLSEGLVCPMSIDQKDTTSYSSKLLKSCLETVASNPGMPVKCLTSNLLQSRKRLATSSASSQSHTFISSVESECHSSPKWEKDCQENDEALGPTMMSWNTVEKLCAKSPNAIETKGFNKKDLELALSPIHNSSALPTTGRSCVNLAKNCLSGEVSWEAVELDVNNINMDTDTRQSGFHQSRQWAVDSGGISEEHLGKRSLKRNFDLVDSSPCKKIIQNKKTCVEYKHNEMIDCYTNQNTGLTVEVQDLKLSVHKSQQNDCANKENIVNSFTDKQQTPEKLPIPMIAKNLMCELDEDCEKNSKRDYLSSSFLCSDDDRASKNISMNSDSSFPGISIMESPLESQPLDPDRSMKESSFEESNIEDPLIVSPNCQEKTSPKGDENPAVQESNQKMLAPPLEVLKTLASKRNAVAFRSFNSHINASNNSEPSKMNMTSLDAMDISCAYSGSYPMAVTPTQKRRSCMPYQQTPNQIKSGTPYRTPKSVRRGAAPVDDGRILGTPDYLAPELLLGRAHGPAVDWWALGVCLFEFLTGIPPFNDETPQQVFQNILKRDIPWPEGEEKLSDNAQSAVEILLTIDDTKRAGMKELKRHPLFSDVDWENLQHQTMPFIPQPDDETDTSYFEARNTAQHLTVSGFSL, encoded by the exons GTAATGGAATATCTCATTGGGGGAGATGTCAAGTCTCTCCTACATATATATGGTTATTTTGATGAAGAGATGGCTGTGAAATATATTTCTGAAGTAGCACTGGCTCTAGACTACCTTCACAGACATGGAATCATCCACAG GGACTTGAAACCGGACAATATGCTTATTTCTAATGAGGGTCATATTAAACTGACGGATTTCGGCCTTTCAAAAGTTACTTTGAATAGAG ATATTAATATGATGGATATCCTTACAACACCATCAATGGCGAAACCTAGACAAGATTATTCAAGAACCCCAGGACAAGTGTTATCGCTCATCAGCTCGTTGGGATTT aaCACACCAATTGCAGAAAAAAATCACGACTCTGCAAACATCCTTTCAGCCTGTCTATCTGAAACATCACAGCTTTCTGAAGGACTCGTATGCCCTATGTCTATAGATCAAAAGGACACTACTTCTTATTCTAGCAAGTTACTAAAATCAT GTCTTGAAACAGTTGCCTCCAACCCAGGAATGCCTGTGAAGTGTCTGACTTCTAATCTACTCCAGTCTAGGAAAAGGCTGGCCACATCCAGTGCCAGTAGTCAATCCCACACCTTCATATCCAGTGTGGAATCAGAATGCCACAGCAGTCCCAAATGGGAAAAAGATTGCCAG gaAAATGACGAAGCATTGGGCCCAACAATGATGAGTTGGAATACAGTTGAAAAGTTATGCGCAAAATCTCCAAATGCCATTGAGACAAAGGGTTTCAATAAAAAGGATCTTGAGTTAGCTCTTTCTCCCATTCATAACAGCAGTGCCCTTCCCACCACTGGACGCTCTTGTGTAAACCTTGCTAAAAATTGCTTATCTGGGGAAGTTTCTTGGGAAGCAGTAGAACTGgatgtaaataatataaatatggaCACTGACACAAGACAGTCAGGTTTCCATCAGTCACGTCAGTGGGCTGTGGATTCTGGTGGGATATCTGAAGAGCACCTTgggaaaagaagtttaaaaagaaactttgatTTGGTTGACTCCAGTCCTTGTAAAAAAATCATACAGAATAAAAAAACTTGTGTAGAGTATAAGCATAACGAAATGATAGATTGTTATACAAATCAAAATACAGGCTTAACAGTTGAAGTTCAGGACCTGAAGCTATCAGTGCACAAAAGTCAACAAAATGACTGTGCTAATAAGGAGAACATTGTCAATTCTTTTACTGATAAACAACAAACACCAGAAAAATTACCAATACCAATGATAGCAAAAAACCTTATGTGTGAACTGGATGAAGATTGTGAAAAGAATAGTAAGAGGGACTACTTAAGTTCTAGTTTTCTATGTTCTGATGATGATAGAGcttccaaaaatatttctatgaaCTCTGATTCatcttttcctggaatttctaTAATGGAAAGTCCATTAGAAAGTCAGCCCTTAGATCCAGATAGAAGCATGAAAGAATCCTCTTTTGAAGAATCAAATATTGAAGATCCACTTATTGTATCACCAAATTGCCAAGAAAAGACCTCACCAAAAGGTGACGAGAACCCTGCTGTACAAGAGAGTAACCAAAAAATGTTAGCTCCTCCTTTGGAGGTGCTGAAAACGTTAGCCTCTAAAAGAAATGCTGTAGCTTTTCGAAGTTTTAACAGTCATATTAATGCATCCAATAACTCAGAACCATCCAAAATGAACATGACTTCTTTAGATGCAATGGATATTTCGTGTGCCTACAGTGGTTCATATCCCATGGCTGTAACCCCTACTCAAAAAAGAAGATCCTGTATGCCGTATCAG CAGACCCCAAATCAGATCAAGTCGGGAACTCCGTACCGAACTCCGAAGAGTGTGAGAAGAGGGGCAGCCCCCGTTGATGATGGCCGAATTCTAGGAACCCCAGACTACCTTGCACCCGAGCTGTTACTAGGCAGGGCCCATG GTCCTGCAGTAGACTGGTGGGCACTTGGAGTTTGCTTGTTTGAATTTCTAACAGGAATTCCCCCTTTCAATGATGAAACACCGCAACAAGTATTTCAGAATATTCTGAAAAGAG ATATCCCTTGGCCAGAAGGTGAAGAAAAGTTATCTGATAACGCTCAAAGTGCAGTAGAAATACTTTTAACCATTGATGATACAAAGAGAGCTGGAATGAAAG aACTAAAACGTCATCCTCTCTTCAGTGATGTGGACTGGGAAAATTTGCAGCATCAAACTATGCCTTTCATCCCCCAGCCAGATGACGAAACAGATACCTCCTATTTTGAAGCCAGGAATACTGCTCAGCACCTGACCGTATCTGGATTTAGTCTGTAG